The DNA window CAAGCTTCCCTAATACTTCGAGCTGGTAAAAGAGAAGGGGATGAGATTTGGCAGAGAAGAGCGAAGCCAACATCGCGAAGGAGAAGTTCTCAGAGATAAGCGTAGCTGAGTTCTTCTCTAAGAACAAGGAGCTGGCGGGCTTCTCCAACCCGACAAGGGCCCTGTACCAGTCTGTGAGAGAGATGACAGAAAACGCTCTTGACGCCACCGACTCCCACGGCATACTGCCCGAGGTCAGAATCTACATAAGAGAAGTGGAACCTGCGACAGAGGAGAGGCCCGCCAAGTACGAGGTGACTGTAGAGGACAACGGCATAGGTGTGCCTAAGACTGTCATGCCGCAGGCCTTCGGCAAGGTCCTCTTTAGCAGCAAGTATGTTATAAGGCAGACGAGGGGCATGTACGGCCTAGGCGTTAAGGCGGTAGTGCTTTACTCGCAGACTACGACGGGTTCTCCAATAACCGTAATTAGCTCTCAGGAGGATAGCAACTTCATTTACTATCAGAAGATTAAGATAGACGTTAAACGAAACGAGCCGATAATAGTAGAGGACGGACAGTTCGACAAAAGAAGCTTATGGCACGGCACGGCGGTAACAGCTATCGTTGAGGGCGATTGGAACAGGGCGAAGCAGAAGATAGTGGAGTACGTGAGGCGTACAGCTGTAATAGCACCTTACGCAGAGCTGTGGCTCTTCACGCCTGAGGGCGAAGTATACTTCTTCCCAAGGGCTACTAAGAGGCTGCCAAAGCCCCCCAGGGAGGCTAAGCCCCACCCACACGGAGTTGACCTAGAGCAGGTCAAAAGCATGCTTCTCTCCACAAGAGCGGAGACGCTGCTCGACTTCCTAAAGGAGGAGTTCCAGGGCATAGGCGACAAGACCGCATCGGAGTTCTTAAAGCATGTAGGCCTGAAGCCCGACGCTAACCCAAAGACCTTACTTAAGAAAGAGAATAGCAAGGAGCTTGAGGCCCTGGCGACGGCCCTGAGGAGCTACAAGGGCTTTAAAGGACCTAGGAGCGACTTCCTGAGCCCCATAGGGGAGGAGCTCATAGAGCTCGGCCTCACGAGGATGTTTAAGCCTGAGTGGGTTAAGGCTGTGACAAGGCCCGCCAGGGCCTACCAGGGCCACCCGTTCATAGTTGAGGTTGGTATAGCCTATGGGGGCGCTATAGAGCCGCAGGAGGAGCCCATATTACTGAGGTTCGCTAACAAGATACCACTGCTCTACGAGGAGAAGGAGGACGTGTCTTACAAGGTCCTCTCTAACATAGACTGGGGCAGGTACGGCGTCAAAGAGCCATACCAACTGGCAGTGCTAGTCCATGTGGCTAGCACTAAGGTGCCCTACAAGGGTGTTGGAAAGGAAAGCATCAGCGAGATCCCAGAGCTTGAAAGCGAGATAAGGAACGGCATACATGAGGTTGTGAGGAGCCTAAGGATTTACATCACACGTAAGGCGAGGGAGGAGCTGGCTAAGGAGAAGATAGTTAGCATAGCGAAGTACATACCTGAGGTCGCGAGGAGCCTGGCGGTACTGAGCTCGCCCCCAGACAAGGTTGACAAGTATAAGGACTTGGAGCCTAAGATCGTTGACATTCTGATGACAAAGGTAGCGTCATCTATAGAGATGCCCAAGATAGACGGCAGACAGGAAGATCCGCGTGCCATAGTTAACAGGGTTATCAAGGGCATTACTGTGGAGGAGGTGAGCTGAGGTGTCAGCGCCACCTCAGGACAAAGTTGACATTGAGGCTAGGAGGAGGGGCGCAGAGGTAATATACAAGACCTTCGCTCAGCTCCTTGAACAAATGGAAAGAGGTCATGACCCAAAGCTTGTCATACCTAAGAGGACCCTTGCTAACACGGTCTTTGACCCAGAGAAGGGCATCCTGAAGCTTGGCGTCTCAAAGCTCGAGAGGAAGTTCCTTGACATGAATGAGGCCAGGAGGTTCATGCAGACCCTTGTAATGGCTGCAAACGTCTACAGGGCTCTCATAGAGAATGAGTACCCAACCATAAGGGACCTGTACTACAGGGGCAAGCACACCATAGTTTACCATGACCTGGAGGGGAGAGCTAAGGAGGAGAACACTTGGGACGAACAGGCGGAGAGCGACGCGGCCCTCAGAGACCTTGAGGTGATGCTGGGGCTACTCAGGGAGGACCTAATGATACTGAGCAAGGAGAAGGGAAAGGTTGTGGGCAACATGAGGATAAGGAGCGGTAACGATGTCATAGACCTCTCCAAGCTTGGCCACGGAGCTTATGCCATAGAGTCCACACCGGACCTAATAGAGTTCCTTGACGTTGATGCCGAGTTTGTACTTGTAGTTGAGAAGGACGCTGTCTTCCAGCAGCTCCACAGGGTAGGCTTCTGGCAGAAGTACAAGTCCATACTAGTAACTGGCGCCGGCCAGCCTGACAGGGCCACTAGGAGGTTTGTGAGGAGGCTGAACGAGGAGCTTCAGCTACCGGTCTACGTCCTAACGGACAGTGACCCTTATGGATGGTACATCTACAGTGTCTTCAAGGTTGGGAGCATACAGCTGAGCTATGAAAGCGAGAGGCTCGCGACGCCCAGGGCCAAATTCCTCGGGGTCTCTATGAGTGATATCTTCGGCTACGGAAGGAAGAAGCCCTACCTGACCGAGGAGGAGAGGAGGAACTACATAATAAAGGCCAAGGACCTTGACATAAGGAGGGCTAAGGAGCTCATGAACTACTCGTGGTTCCGGACACCGCTGTGGAAGAGGGAGATAGACATGTTCTTGGATAAGAAGGCCAAGCTGGAGATAGAGGCTATGGCAAGCAAGGGGCTGAAGTTCCTTGCGTTCCAGTACCTTCCTGAGAAGATACGGACGCATGACTGGATAGAGTGAGGCTTTAGGCATTGTTTAGAACTTAAGCAACTCGTGACAGGCCTTAATTTAAGAGTTCTTTAATATCCTAGCGACTAACATAAGCCCTAGCTGTGCCTTAAAGGCGTTGAGCGGCTGCGCTCTTGCATGGTCCTGCGGCCGTATGTATGACCACACTACTGGGGTTCGGCTCTCGTATAGTTTTACATGACTTGGCTTCATAGCCTCACCCTTATTCCACCGCGCCCCGCTCGGGGTTTCATCGGGCTTAGGGGCGCTCAGGGCCACCTCAGGGGCCCCGCATCTCGAGTGCTAGCCTGCCCAGGGCCTCGGCGACCCTGCTCTTGAAATTGCGCTAAACCTATAGTCCTATGTGAAAGTCAAAACAGCTACGTTAGGCGTTAGCCCTGCACAGGCGCCACATAAACAACCACCTGCTCAGGCCCGGAGAGGCTTAGCGAGACCTTGAGCGGATAGTCGGTAGAGAACTCCAGAGTGACGCTCTCGGCTATTGTCATGAGCGGCCTGAGTGAAGAGTATAGGGACTTAGTGCTATAGGACGCCTTAGCCTCGGCATCTACGCTAATCTCTTGCAAAGGCGCCCCACGCTGCATGGTCCATGTGTAGCTTCTCCCCTCCGAGGAGGCCGTCACTTCAAGCTTATCATCTATAGCGTGAAACTCCACAATATCACCGATGCTCTTAGCGTCTGATATCAATACCTCCATGTCGCCAGCGCTTATGACGAGCCTAGCCGTAGGGCTCATGTTAATCTCCCTTAAAGTCTCACCAGGTGACTCTGTAGCAGCGACAAGGAACGACCTCGTGAGCGAGGTCTTCTTATCCTGAAGCTCAACCTTTAGGCCCTCAGCCCCAGTCTCATAGCTCATTACTATCGCGTCGCTTCTGGCGGCCCTTCTAGCCACCCTGTGAAGCTCGCTTATGTTAACGGTGAGCGTCGCGTCAGAGTCAACGCTGTACTCCTCAAATGAGGAGGACTCCATCTTAGCTATTGAAAGCACGGTCTTATCCGGGCTGAAGAGCCATATAGTGACGTCGTTGCTTGTAAACCTGAAGTCTGCCTCGTCGCCAATCTTTGCCATTGCGGCGATGAGTCTCTTAAGCCTGCTGCCCTCAGGATATGTAGCCTTTATGGATGCCACCCTTAAGCTCCCCCAGCTAGCTTGATAAAGGGGAGCTTTTAAAAGAATGAAACGGGCTGTCGCTAGTAGACGTAAGCTAATAGTATGCCTCCCAAGCGCTTCTGAATTGCGTCCTTGTTAGTCATAACGCCCTGGCTTGTAGATATTATTAGATAGCCTAGGTCTCTGCTGGCCAGGTACCTCCTCAGGTTCTCCGGCAGCCTGAGGAGTTCCCTATAGGTGACCGGAGTCCTCGGCTTAATGGCCCCTACCTTGTTTATGTGGCCTAGCAATGTGACCCTGAACTTGCCCCACCTGCCGTCGTCTACGTATTCGAAGTCACCTATGTAGCCCTCCTTCTGCAGGACCCTCAGCACCGAGAGCGTCAGCTTCGAGGCAGGCATGAGGATAACTTCTCTGTGACCCCTGAGCTCCGCGTTATAGATCGCGGACAGGTGAGCCGATAGAGTGTCAAATGGCATCCCGCTTCACCTCACGAGTATTTGTTAAAGCCGAGCTCATAAGCTATCTCCCTGAAGCAGTGGCGGCAGAGGTATAGCCCATACTTTTGAATCACCGCGTCGCGAGTGCCGCACCTCTGACACTTTTGAGCCCCTCTTCCCATCACCTTTGCCTTAGGTGGCTTTATCTTCCCCATCTATCACCACCTCACACTATGGTGACTCCCAGCTCCTTGTTCAGCAGCACCATAGTTTCCTCAGGTCTCACCCTGTGCCTTAAAGGTATAGATGAGCGGGCCCTCCTCCTTCTCTCAACCCTGTACCCGGGCCTCTCTATGGTCAGGCACACATCCATGCCAACTATGCCTATCTCCGGGTCGTACTTGGCGCCTGGGAGAAGTATGTACTCGGGTATGCCAAAGCATACGTTGCCAAACTTGTCAATGCTCGAGGCATTTATTCTGTGGCCAACGGCCTCTAAAGCCCTCTTAAGGAAGTCCATGGCCCTCTGGCCGCGCAGTGTGACGGCGACGGCTATGTTCTCACCCCTGTGAATTCCGAAGGCCCTTATCGTCTTCTTAGCTTTCCTGAGGGTCGGCTTCTGGCCTGTGAGCTGCTCTAGGAGGCCCTGAACCTTAACTAGCCTCTCACCGGCTGATCCAAGGGCTATGTTAACTGTTACCTTGGCTATCCTTGGCTTCCTCATAGGGTTACTCTGCCACTCGTCCAGGACCTTCTTCACCACGTCCTCCGTGAAAGCATGTACCTGCTGGCCCACTTCATGTCACCTCCTAAGCTATTGTGACCAAGGGCTTCTCTGTTCCGACGACATATATGTTGGACAGTGAGGTCTCAAACGTGTTGCCTGAGGAGTCCTGTAGCGTGACCACGCTCCTCTCCCATCCCCACCCCCTGGTCACTGACATGATCTTACCATATCTTCCCATGTTCCTGCCCCACACGACCAGCGCCAGGTTACCCTCCTTGAACTCAACGTAAGCCTTGACCTCACCGCTTGGCACCGCTATTAGCAGGGAGTCGAGGGGCCTGTAGGGTAGTTGGCCCGGCTTGGTGGGGTCCTGCACCTTGACGAGCAGATTCCTCCCATCACTGAGGTGCATCTGGAAGTGCCCGCCCTTAAGCGTGGTGACCCCTTCAACCCTAAGGAGCTTGAGTGACGCCTCCTCCTTGCTTATCTGAGCCAGCTTCAGGGTCCCAGTCGGGTCTGGAAGCACGCGGTAGTAGGCGCCCAGCGAGGGGAACTCCACAATATCCATAACTCCGACCGGGAACTTGTAGTCCCTTACAACCCTTCCGTCAACCTTAACCTGGCCGGAAGCTATTATCTTGGTGGCCTCTCTGGCGGCCTCTGCATACTTGAGGACGTCCCTTATTATCAAGAGCAATGGCAAGCTTCTGTCGGCCGGGTGCGGGCCCGGCGAGGGCTTCACAGTCCAGGGCCTTACCTTCCTTGGCACCCTCTGAACAGGTGGAGCGCTCAGAGCCTTGAAGTGCCTAGAGCCACCCATCCTAGCCATTACTTAGCACCTCCCTCCTGCGTCTGCGTCGCAGGCTGCTCGACAGCCTGAGCAGCGCCTCCTCTCCTCTCTATAATCTTTTTGCGCCAAGGGTCCTTCATGTTAAGGTCTGTTATTATTAGGTTCCACGGCCTGAACTTGACTAATACCTCTGTTCCATCGGCCTTCTTCCTAGTTATGCCCTCTATCTTAACCCAGGGCCCCTTAAGATCAACCTCTGCAACCTTGCCGCTCCTGCCCTTGCGGTCACCCTTAATTACCATTACCTTGTCTCCAACGCGAACAGGAAGGGATCTTACGCCCAGCTTGTCCCTAAGCTCCTTGCTAAGGTGTACCGAAGCCTGCTTGTGCCTAAAGTGCATGGGCGCGTTGAGGAGGAACTTGCGCTGCTTCCTAGCCTGTTGGCTTGCCACACCACATCACCTCATATTATAATTGTCGCCAGCTTTGATATCGAGGGCCACCTTTCGGCCGCCTCCCTAGCCACAGGGCCCCTGACCTCAGTGCCCTTGGGTGTCCCGTCCTGGTTTATTAGCACAACAGCGTTGTCGGAGAACGACACCCACGTGCCGTCTGGCCTCCTATATGGTCTCTTCTGCCTTATCACTACTGCGTAGCTTATCTGCTTCCTGACCTGGGGCGTGCCCTTCTTGACAGTTACTATCACCATGTCGCCTGGCCCTGCGGCGGCGAGCCTCCTGACCCTGGTCTTAACGCCTGGCACGTCAACAATCATGGCCTCCTTAGCTCCGCTGTTGTCAGCTACAAAGGCGTAGGTGCCAACCTGGAGGCCTGCGCTGTACCCAAAGCGTGGCAGGATTGCAGTAAACTTTTGTCTCCTGACCAAGGCCGCTCACCCCTCAAGCCTACCTAAGACTACAAACTTGACGGTCTTGGAGAGGGGCCTCGTCTCGCCTATGAGAACCTTGTCACCTGGCTTGATGTCGATGCATGGAGGTACGTGGGCGTGCTTCTTAGTTCTCCTCCACTCATACCTCTTAAACTTATTGTCATAGTACAGGTACTCATGCCTTATCACAGCAGTGCTCTTAGTTCTCAGCTTCTCCACGTAACCCTCTAGGAGAACGCCGCGCACCCTTAGGGAGCCATGCCATGGGCAGTTCGGGTCTGAACACGAGGTAGACGGCGGTTTAACTCCAGGTACACTCAAAGCCTTTAATGCCTTCTGAGCTGGCATGATCTAATTATCCCCTTTCCTCTGTACCGCGCATCTAACAATTTAAAAGGATTTCCCGGCCTTAACTCTATGACTATATAGATATTGCAGGCCTCTGCAACAGCCTCATAAATGCGTAGTTTCGCGATTAGGGCTTCTTAAGGACCTGCCTTCGCTATAATGTGCCTTAAAAACTTTACGTGAACGAAAGCTTTGCTCAAGCCATGGAGGCATTGCTCCGAGGAGGGAACTAAGACTTGACGCACAGCTTAGGCAAAGGCTAAGCTGACGTGGAGTGACTTAGGTAACCTTAAAGCGCCCAGAGGCGCTCCAGTGGCTGACGGTGAAAGAGGTGCCGTGGTCAATACTGACCCTCATCAGGACTAATCCCGAGGCGCTGAGGGAGGTTGCAAGGAAGAGACAAATGGACGTCAGCATAGTCGACGCTGCTGTGGAGCTCGACGAGAAGTGGAGGAAGGTGCAGGCCGAGATAAACGAGGTCAGGCACCAGCACAATGTTATTAGCGCCGCGATACCAAAGGCTAAGGGGGACGAAAAGGAGAAGCTCCTGGCGCAGGCTAAGGAGCTGCGCCAGAGGCTCGAGGAGGCAGAGAGGGAGCTTAATGAGTTGGAGGCCAAAAGGGAGGAGGCCCTACGGAAACTGCCCAACATAGTGCTTGATGACGTGCCCGTCGGCGGCGAGGATGCCACGAGACCTGTGCGCTTCTGGGGCACGCCTAAGGTTTACAAGGAGTACCTAGAAGCCTTCAAGGCCCAGACAGAGGCCTACGGCTTTAACGTGTCCTATGAGCTCATAGACTGGAAGCCCGTGGGCCACGCAGACATGCTGGAGGAGGTTCTCAAGCTTGGCGACACAACGAAGGCCTCAGAGGTGGCAGGCTCAAGGTTTTACTACCTCTTCGACGACCTAGTCTGGCTTGACTTCGCGCTGCTGCTATACGCTATAGATAAGCTGACCTCTAAGGGGTACAACCTGGTGCTGCCACCTTACATGCTGAGGTATAAGGTTATAAGTGGTGTCATAGACCTGGCGACATTCCAAGACGCCATATATAAGGTTGAAAACGATGATCTCTACCTCATAGCTACCGCCGAGCACCCGCTGGCCGCGATGTACTTCAACGAGGAGCTCTACGACGATGAGCTTCCAAAGAGGTTTGTTGGAATAAGCCCCGCCTTCAGACGCGAGGCAGGCGCTGCAAATAAGGACCTCAAGGGTATCTTTAGGGTGCACCAGTTCCACAAGGTTGAGCAGTTCATCTTCTCAAGGCCAGAGGACAGCCCCAAGATGCATGAGGAGTTGATATCTAACGCCGAAGAGATCTTCCAGGGCCTTGGCATACCCTACAGGGTAGTTAACATAGCATCTGGCGACCTGGGAGCCTGCGCAGTCAAGAAGTATGACCTGGAGGCCTGGATGCCCGCCCAGGGCAAGTACCGCGAGATGGTGAGCGCTAGCAACTGCACTGACTGGCAGGCCTACAGGCTCGGAATAAGGCTGGTGAGGAGGAAGGGAATGGAGAGGGGTGAATATGT is part of the Acidilobus sp. 7A genome and encodes:
- a CDS encoding DNA topoisomerase VI subunit B; translation: MAEKSEANIAKEKFSEISVAEFFSKNKELAGFSNPTRALYQSVREMTENALDATDSHGILPEVRIYIREVEPATEERPAKYEVTVEDNGIGVPKTVMPQAFGKVLFSSKYVIRQTRGMYGLGVKAVVLYSQTTTGSPITVISSQEDSNFIYYQKIKIDVKRNEPIIVEDGQFDKRSLWHGTAVTAIVEGDWNRAKQKIVEYVRRTAVIAPYAELWLFTPEGEVYFFPRATKRLPKPPREAKPHPHGVDLEQVKSMLLSTRAETLLDFLKEEFQGIGDKTASEFLKHVGLKPDANPKTLLKKENSKELEALATALRSYKGFKGPRSDFLSPIGEELIELGLTRMFKPEWVKAVTRPARAYQGHPFIVEVGIAYGGAIEPQEEPILLRFANKIPLLYEEKEDVSYKVLSNIDWGRYGVKEPYQLAVLVHVASTKVPYKGVGKESISEIPELESEIRNGIHEVVRSLRIYITRKAREELAKEKIVSIAKYIPEVARSLAVLSSPPDKVDKYKDLEPKIVDILMTKVASSIEMPKIDGRQEDPRAIVNRVIKGITVEEVS
- a CDS encoding DNA topoisomerase IV subunit A translates to MSAPPQDKVDIEARRRGAEVIYKTFAQLLEQMERGHDPKLVIPKRTLANTVFDPEKGILKLGVSKLERKFLDMNEARRFMQTLVMAANVYRALIENEYPTIRDLYYRGKHTIVYHDLEGRAKEENTWDEQAESDAALRDLEVMLGLLREDLMILSKEKGKVVGNMRIRSGNDVIDLSKLGHGAYAIESTPDLIEFLDVDAEFVLVVEKDAVFQQLHRVGFWQKYKSILVTGAGQPDRATRRFVRRLNEELQLPVYVLTDSDPYGWYIYSVFKVGSIQLSYESERLATPRAKFLGVSMSDIFGYGRKKPYLTEEERRNYIIKAKDLDIRRAKELMNYSWFRTPLWKREIDMFLDKKAKLEIEAMASKGLKFLAFQYLPEKIRTHDWIE
- a CDS encoding DNA polymerase sliding clamp, producing the protein MASIKATYPEGSRLKRLIAAMAKIGDEADFRFTSNDVTIWLFSPDKTVLSIAKMESSSFEEYSVDSDATLTVNISELHRVARRAARSDAIVMSYETGAEGLKVELQDKKTSLTRSFLVAATESPGETLREINMSPTARLVISAGDMEVLISDAKSIGDIVEFHAIDDKLEVTASSEGRSYTWTMQRGAPLQEISVDAEAKASYSTKSLYSSLRPLMTIAESVTLEFSTDYPLKVSLSLSGPEQVVVYVAPVQG
- a CDS encoding 30S ribosomal protein S8 gives rise to the protein MPFDTLSAHLSAIYNAELRGHREVILMPASKLTLSVLRVLQKEGYIGDFEYVDDGRWGKFRVTLLGHINKVGAIKPRTPVTYRELLRLPENLRRYLASRDLGYLIISTSQGVMTNKDAIQKRLGGILLAYVY
- a CDS encoding 30S ribosomal protein S14 is translated as MGKIKPPKAKVMGRGAQKCQRCGTRDAVIQKYGLYLCRHCFREIAYELGFNKYS
- a CDS encoding 50S ribosomal protein L5 translates to MGQQVHAFTEDVVKKVLDEWQSNPMRKPRIAKVTVNIALGSAGERLVKVQGLLEQLTGQKPTLRKAKKTIRAFGIHRGENIAVAVTLRGQRAMDFLKRALEAVGHRINASSIDKFGNVCFGIPEYILLPGAKYDPEIGIVGMDVCLTIERPGYRVERRRRARSSIPLRHRVRPEETMVLLNKELGVTIV
- a CDS encoding 30S ribosomal protein S4e; this encodes MARMGGSRHFKALSAPPVQRVPRKVRPWTVKPSPGPHPADRSLPLLLIIRDVLKYAEAAREATKIIASGQVKVDGRVVRDYKFPVGVMDIVEFPSLGAYYRVLPDPTGTLKLAQISKEEASLKLLRVEGVTTLKGGHFQMHLSDGRNLLVKVQDPTKPGQLPYRPLDSLLIAVPSGEVKAYVEFKEGNLALVVWGRNMGRYGKIMSVTRGWGWERSVVTLQDSSGNTFETSLSNIYVVGTEKPLVTIA
- the rplX gene encoding 50S ribosomal protein L24, whose product is MASQQARKQRKFLLNAPMHFRHKQASVHLSKELRDKLGVRSLPVRVGDKVMVIKGDRKGRSGKVAEVDLKGPWVKIEGITRKKADGTEVLVKFRPWNLIITDLNMKDPWRKKIIERRGGAAQAVEQPATQTQEGGAK
- a CDS encoding 50S ribosomal protein L14, giving the protein MVRRQKFTAILPRFGYSAGLQVGTYAFVADNSGAKEAMIVDVPGVKTRVRRLAAAGPGDMVIVTVKKGTPQVRKQISYAVVIRQKRPYRRPDGTWVSFSDNAVVLINQDGTPKGTEVRGPVAREAAERWPSISKLATIII
- a CDS encoding 30S ribosomal protein S17, whose protein sequence is MPAQKALKALSVPGVKPPSTSCSDPNCPWHGSLRVRGVLLEGYVEKLRTKSTAVIRHEYLYYDNKFKRYEWRRTKKHAHVPPCIDIKPGDKVLIGETRPLSKTVKFVVLGRLEG
- the serS gene encoding serine--tRNA ligase, with translation MPWSILTLIRTNPEALREVARKRQMDVSIVDAAVELDEKWRKVQAEINEVRHQHNVISAAIPKAKGDEKEKLLAQAKELRQRLEEAERELNELEAKREEALRKLPNIVLDDVPVGGEDATRPVRFWGTPKVYKEYLEAFKAQTEAYGFNVSYELIDWKPVGHADMLEEVLKLGDTTKASEVAGSRFYYLFDDLVWLDFALLLYAIDKLTSKGYNLVLPPYMLRYKVISGVIDLATFQDAIYKVENDDLYLIATAEHPLAAMYFNEELYDDELPKRFVGISPAFRREAGAANKDLKGIFRVHQFHKVEQFIFSRPEDSPKMHEELISNAEEIFQGLGIPYRVVNIASGDLGACAVKKYDLEAWMPAQGKYREMVSASNCTDWQAYRLGIRLVRRKGMERGEYVHTLNSTGIASTRTITAILENFQEPDGTVLIPKVLRKYLEPFEKAPKDFIKPRSKKII